In Mangrovivirga cuniculi, the following proteins share a genomic window:
- a CDS encoding DUF808 domain-containing protein codes for MTSGFFALLDDIAVLMDDVAVMSKITTKKTAGILADDLAVNAEKASGFVSSRELIVLWKIAKGSFLNKLIILPVAFLLSAYFPIAITYLLLIGGVYLAYEGAEKIYEYLFHRKDIEDKPKVSEMKPEQALEYEKKKIKSAIIVDFILSVEIVIIALGTVVEEPLKMQIIVVSLVTLLATVGVYGLVALLVRMDDFGLKLIATSDSKVSKNIGKAMVNTLPFLIRSLGVIGTLAMILVAGGIFVHNLDIVHDIVHGFPSISGEFTVGLLVGIVALFVVKVILKMKKVIIKNNF; via the coding sequence ATGACCTCAGGATTTTTTGCTCTATTAGATGACATAGCAGTACTTATGGATGATGTAGCTGTTATGAGTAAAATAACTACCAAAAAAACGGCTGGCATCCTTGCTGATGACCTGGCGGTGAATGCAGAAAAAGCTTCTGGTTTTGTATCATCGCGAGAATTAATCGTCCTGTGGAAAATTGCCAAAGGATCTTTTTTGAATAAATTGATAATTTTACCTGTTGCATTTCTGTTAAGTGCTTATTTCCCAATTGCTATCACTTATCTTCTTTTAATCGGAGGGGTATATTTAGCTTACGAAGGAGCAGAAAAAATATATGAATATCTTTTCCATAGAAAGGATATTGAAGATAAACCCAAAGTATCAGAGATGAAGCCTGAACAGGCATTGGAATATGAAAAGAAAAAAATAAAGTCTGCTATAATAGTAGATTTTATACTATCAGTAGAAATAGTAATTATTGCTTTGGGTACTGTAGTTGAAGAACCATTAAAAATGCAAATAATTGTAGTTTCATTAGTGACCTTATTAGCTACGGTAGGTGTTTATGGATTGGTGGCACTATTAGTAAGAATGGATGATTTCGGTCTTAAATTAATAGCAACAAGTGATTCTAAAGTTTCTAAAAACATTGGTAAAGCAATGGTAAACACATTGCCTTTTTTAATTAGAAGTTTAGGTGTAATTGGTACGTTGGCAATGATTTTAGTTGCAGGAGGTATTTTTGTTCACAATCTGGATATAGTGCATGATATAGTACACGGATTTCCTTCAATATCAGGTGAATTTACTGTTGGATTATTGGTAGGAATTGTTGCTTTGTTTGTTGTTAAAGTCATCTTAAAAATGAAAAAGGTAATCATTAAAAATAATTTTTAA
- a CDS encoding DUF697 domain-containing protein: protein MRKQLKKLITTLSFLIIIVFVIFTINQLVDLYANLIVINETLAIVVTLSVALILLGLLITPFILFIRLPKAISKPLTDDEFPEYRRKVIARLATNQLIKGKYDLSNEDGIFEALNLLNSKADKVIHETASSVFLTTAVSQNGKLDAFTVLITQTRMVWKVAHIYWQRPALRDMLNLYANVGASTFLASEIEDLDLSRQIEPIINAMVKSPGRSLPVVGHAAHIITDSLLEGSTNAFLTLRVGVVTKRYCGAVGALDKREIRRNSYLEASGMLKNLVYQSSSKVIKSLLKATRDSGVNTVKSGFGVINKAARNVKEKLENLTRRTKKDIDQQPKADLN from the coding sequence ATGAGAAAGCAGCTGAAAAAGTTAATTACCACTTTATCATTTTTGATCATTATTGTGTTTGTGATCTTCACAATAAATCAGCTGGTAGACCTATATGCCAATTTAATAGTTATAAACGAGACCCTGGCAATAGTAGTAACTTTATCAGTAGCGCTTATTCTTTTAGGTTTATTAATTACACCATTTATCTTATTCATAAGGTTGCCCAAGGCCATCTCTAAACCATTAACTGATGATGAGTTTCCGGAATATAGGAGGAAAGTCATAGCAAGATTAGCCACAAATCAATTAATTAAAGGTAAATATGATCTTTCAAATGAAGATGGAATATTTGAGGCTCTGAATTTATTAAATAGTAAAGCTGATAAGGTGATTCATGAAACTGCATCGAGTGTGTTTTTAACCACTGCAGTTTCTCAAAATGGTAAGCTTGATGCTTTCACTGTATTAATTACGCAAACACGTATGGTTTGGAAAGTTGCACACATATACTGGCAACGTCCTGCATTAAGAGATATGTTAAACTTATATGCAAACGTAGGTGCGTCAACATTTTTAGCTTCGGAGATAGAAGATTTGGATCTTTCAAGGCAAATCGAGCCTATTATTAATGCGATGGTTAAGAGTCCGGGAAGGTCACTTCCGGTAGTAGGCCATGCAGCACATATTATAACAGATTCATTATTGGAAGGATCCACCAACGCTTTTTTAACATTAAGGGTAGGAGTGGTTACTAAGAGATATTGCGGGGCAGTTGGTGCTTTGGATAAGAGAGAAATAAGAAGGAATTCATATTTAGAGGCCTCAGGAATGCTTAAAAACCTGGTTTATCAATCTTCTTCTAAAGTTATAAAAAGTCTTCTTAAAGCCACTCGTGATTCAGGTGTTAATACTGTAAAATCAGGATTCGGGGTTATTAATAAAGCTGCCAGGAATGTTAAAGAAAAACTGGAGAATCTTACCAGAAGGACTAAAAAAGACATAGATCAGCAACCTAAAGCTGACCTCAATTAA
- the nadA gene encoding quinolinate synthase NadA, which translates to MMIKNIDRKAVEKKGFLDVEVPANTNLVEEINRLREEKNAVILAHYYQESEIQEIADYIGDSLGLSQKAAETDADMIVFAGVHFMAETAKIINPTKKVVLPDFNAGCSLAESCPPEEFEKFVNQHPDHVVVTYINCSAGIKALSDIVCTSSNAKKIIDSIPEDKPIIFAPDKNLGRYLIKETGRDMLLWDGSCIVHEAFSIDKLLELHKENPEATIIAHPESESHILKTASYIGSTSGLINFVKNDENDKYIVATEAGILHEMQKEVPEKILIPAPSHEDNTCACSECGFMKMNTLQKLYLCMKYETPEINIDESLRLRSLKPIERMLELSK; encoded by the coding sequence ATGATGATTAAAAATATTGATAGAAAAGCTGTTGAGAAAAAAGGTTTTCTGGATGTAGAAGTACCAGCAAACACTAATTTAGTTGAAGAGATCAACAGACTTCGCGAAGAAAAAAATGCAGTTATTTTAGCTCATTATTACCAGGAATCTGAAATACAGGAAATAGCTGATTATATTGGTGATAGCCTGGGCCTTTCGCAAAAGGCAGCTGAAACCGATGCAGATATGATAGTATTTGCAGGAGTTCATTTTATGGCCGAAACTGCAAAAATCATAAATCCCACTAAAAAAGTTGTTTTACCTGATTTCAATGCAGGTTGCTCTTTAGCCGAGTCTTGTCCTCCCGAGGAATTTGAAAAGTTCGTAAATCAACATCCTGATCATGTTGTAGTGACCTACATAAATTGTTCAGCAGGGATTAAAGCATTAAGTGATATAGTTTGTACTTCTTCTAATGCAAAAAAGATCATTGATTCAATTCCAGAAGATAAACCAATCATTTTTGCACCAGATAAAAATCTTGGTCGATATTTGATTAAAGAAACTGGTAGAGATATGCTTCTGTGGGATGGTAGCTGTATCGTCCATGAGGCTTTTTCTATTGATAAACTTCTCGAATTACATAAGGAAAATCCAGAGGCTACTATTATAGCTCACCCTGAATCTGAAAGTCATATATTGAAAACAGCATCGTACATCGGATCTACAAGTGGTCTGATTAATTTTGTAAAAAATGATGAAAACGATAAGTATATTGTAGCAACAGAGGCAGGTATACTCCATGAAATGCAGAAAGAAGTACCGGAAAAAATTCTTATACCAGCACCTTCTCATGAAGACAATACTTGTGCATGCTCAGAATGTGGATTCATGAAAATGAATACACTTCAGAAGTTATACCTATGTATGAAATATGAAACTCCTGAAATTAATATTGATGAATCACTTCGATTAAGATCATTAAAACCAATCGAAAGAATGCTGGAGTTATCAAAATAA
- a CDS encoding transposase, whose product MTRRKFTSKFKTKVVLELLKEHASLAELAQKYELAPQQLSNWKREFLNNAEEVFEKGPKSKQAQADEEKDKLLKTIGKLKVENDFLKDALR is encoded by the coding sequence ATGACTAGAAGAAAATTCACCTCGAAGTTCAAGACCAAAGTGGTTTTGGAATTATTAAAAGAACATGCCTCCCTGGCAGAGCTTGCTCAGAAATACGAGCTGGCCCCACAGCAGCTCAGCAACTGGAAGCGGGAGTTCCTCAACAATGCTGAAGAAGTTTTTGAAAAGGGGCCCAAGAGCAAGCAAGCCCAGGCCGATGAAGAAAAAGACAAGCTGCTTAAAACCATTGGCAAACTGAAGGTGGAAAATGATTTTTTAAAAGACGCTTTGCGCTAG
- a CDS encoding ankyrin repeat domain-containing protein, which yields MNQFIKAVENNELTEFSLGLNSYYLQDPQIDEHWILGQWKKFIIPAIENDPELENSVIQMLKSLIKNKEHDLEERVESLLYHLYVYFYFKDQKVINFEIEEITENINAFVEEYFNYLNKSKNATKLNELSSSIESIKRKGGLPNLNLDFKNYQEEFEIAVARGEKDKVKQLLENRPIDINKSNEFGYPPLHNAIRKKNEEVALYLIDQGAEIDKIDADGYPPVYYTVKRNLPKVLESLISQGANLNFRDEEGNNLIWLALMTNRGGDNEIVEILLDKGVDPKQKNFHGVDALGLLSMPKNDSVKSLFMDFL from the coding sequence ATGAATCAATTTATAAAAGCAGTTGAAAATAACGAATTAACTGAATTTAGTTTAGGATTAAATTCTTATTATTTACAAGATCCACAAATAGATGAACATTGGATCTTAGGTCAATGGAAAAAGTTTATTATTCCCGCCATCGAAAATGACCCTGAATTGGAAAATTCAGTTATTCAGATGCTTAAGAGTTTAATTAAAAATAAAGAGCATGACCTTGAGGAAAGAGTAGAATCCTTATTGTATCATCTTTATGTATATTTTTATTTTAAAGATCAAAAAGTTATAAATTTTGAAATTGAAGAAATCACAGAAAATATTAATGCATTTGTAGAAGAATATTTCAACTATTTAAATAAAAGCAAAAATGCCACCAAATTAAATGAATTAAGTTCTTCGATTGAATCTATCAAACGAAAAGGAGGGCTGCCTAACCTCAATCTTGACTTTAAAAATTATCAGGAGGAATTTGAAATCGCTGTAGCCAGAGGGGAAAAGGATAAAGTAAAACAACTTTTAGAGAATAGACCTATAGATATAAATAAATCAAATGAATTTGGTTATCCTCCTTTACATAATGCGATTCGAAAAAAAAATGAAGAAGTAGCATTATATTTAATAGATCAAGGTGCAGAAATTGATAAAATTGATGCTGATGGATATCCTCCTGTTTATTACACTGTCAAGAGGAACCTGCCAAAAGTACTTGAATCTTTAATTTCCCAAGGGGCAAATTTAAATTTCAGAGATGAAGAAGGGAATAATTTGATCTGGCTTGCACTGATGACAAATAGAGGTGGAGACAATGAAATAGTTGAAATCTTATTAGATAAAGGGGTAGATCCTAAGCAAAAAAACTTTCATGGAGTGGATGCCTTAGGTTTGTTGTCTATGCCTAAAAATGACTCAGTTAAATCATTATTCATGGATTTTTTATAG
- the nadB gene encoding L-aspartate oxidase has translation MPESDVLVIGSGLAGLTFSIKFAERFPDKNVTIITKADESESNTKYAQGGIAVVLDELSDSFQQHINDTIKAGSGLGDPNVIETVVKEGPDRLKEIISWGAQFDETPEGDFDLGLEGGHSANRIVHHKDITGFEMESTLLSKIKSLPNLTLLSHHFAIDLITEHQVTQRIRKYEEGKKLNCYGAYVLNQKTDSIETFKAKFTVMASGGIGQVYRTTTNPLIATGDGIAMAYRAKAKLRDMEFVQFHPTALYKQGENPSFLISEAVRGFGAQLKNRSGERFMFKYDERGELASRDIVAKAIDREMKRLGDECVFLDCTHLDNDKFKEHFPNILNKCIDIGIDPFKEYIPVAPAAHYVCGGINVDLKGRTNINNLYACGECSRTGLHGANRLASNSLLEAIVYAHRCFEDITEKVDSVKINEDLPAWNADLTVPPEELVLITCSMNELKTLMSDYVGIVRSEERLKRALRRLKVMYEETNALYKQLIISTQLCELRNMIDVCYTIVKSSEKRTINVGGYYNIDLEESLQD, from the coding sequence ATGCCAGAAAGTGATGTGTTGGTTATTGGCTCCGGTCTTGCCGGATTAACTTTTTCAATAAAGTTTGCCGAAAGATTCCCTGATAAAAATGTCACTATCATCACTAAAGCTGATGAAAGTGAATCAAACACTAAATATGCACAAGGTGGCATAGCGGTAGTTTTGGATGAATTATCTGATTCTTTCCAACAGCACATCAATGATACGATTAAGGCAGGGTCCGGACTGGGTGATCCCAATGTAATCGAAACGGTGGTTAAAGAAGGTCCTGACAGACTTAAAGAAATCATTTCCTGGGGAGCTCAATTCGATGAAACACCGGAGGGGGATTTCGATCTTGGCCTGGAAGGTGGACATTCCGCTAATAGAATTGTTCACCACAAGGATATTACTGGATTTGAAATGGAAAGCACCCTGCTAAGTAAAATTAAGTCACTCCCCAATTTAACTCTACTCTCACATCATTTTGCTATTGATTTGATTACTGAACATCAGGTTACCCAAAGAATTCGCAAATATGAAGAGGGAAAGAAATTAAATTGCTATGGAGCCTATGTTCTCAATCAGAAAACAGATTCTATAGAAACGTTTAAAGCCAAATTCACTGTGATGGCATCTGGTGGAATCGGACAGGTATATCGTACAACCACCAACCCTTTAATAGCTACTGGCGATGGTATTGCAATGGCCTACAGAGCTAAAGCTAAATTACGAGACATGGAATTTGTTCAATTCCACCCTACAGCATTGTATAAGCAGGGAGAGAACCCTTCTTTTTTAATTTCAGAGGCTGTAAGAGGGTTTGGAGCCCAATTAAAGAACCGGTCAGGTGAGCGGTTCATGTTTAAATATGATGAAAGAGGTGAATTAGCTTCTAGGGATATTGTAGCCAAAGCTATTGACCGTGAAATGAAAAGACTGGGTGATGAATGTGTTTTTCTGGATTGCACTCACTTAGATAATGATAAGTTCAAAGAACATTTTCCAAATATTCTTAATAAGTGTATCGATATAGGTATCGACCCATTTAAAGAATATATTCCTGTTGCACCTGCTGCTCATTATGTTTGCGGTGGCATAAATGTTGATCTGAAAGGCAGAACGAACATTAATAACTTATATGCATGTGGTGAATGTTCCAGAACGGGATTGCATGGAGCTAACAGACTAGCGAGCAACTCATTACTCGAAGCAATAGTTTATGCTCATCGTTGTTTTGAAGATATTACTGAAAAAGTTGATTCGGTAAAGATTAATGAAGATTTACCCGCATGGAATGCTGATCTTACTGTACCACCCGAAGAATTGGTACTTATCACTTGTAGTATGAACGAACTCAAGACTCTAATGAGTGATTATGTAGGTATTGTTAGGTCTGAAGAAAGATTAAAAAGAGCATTGAGAAGACTCAAAGTTATGTATGAGGAAACCAATGCATTATATAAACAACTCATCATTTCTACTCAGCTTTGTGAGCTTAGGAATATGATCGATGTTTGTTATACGATCGTTAAAAGCTCTGAAAAAAGAACTATTAATGTGGGAGGCTATTACAATATTGATCTCGAAGAAAGCCTGCAGGATTAA
- a CDS encoding GH-E family nuclease — MKGVRKGMAKGAKTFDDLGKKLSKKLRFKKFRIRVQKRRFKLEGEVNPWVLLANGEVKHVKADDPRVKGKRVGSKVKMDKGSDAKWNKEKDGVLVGWQDSEVGNKLKEIDDTNLNGSKYVQDLNADEAKAIDEFAELTDPGMSDELRGNRIRGGAKSERVSLRKSVREEIFKNADSGRTDANGYKIYLDQKTGLEIPNYGKYYPKKTPLGHPHPKAGQKVPENLVGKPRADIGHTDGNEWKKRLEEYKKEGRTREEIIELENDPSLYGLEERSSNRSRKVIKSETRSDEDIFKSGWNREKVQEIPKGSRPHPREYLREEIIKSHAKKFKEEGASFIVVKSWTEGGNPRYISLPPKKFVGLQSEMDEVLNKYNMDKDWTILRDELNLGKDVDLSSEEIFYVKISPENKEFKFDIPDGNELGAIEGEWVPGGKTKSGISEASLIGSEKVIHNKDINQLLEAFGEGNWEKIK, encoded by the coding sequence ATGAAAGGTGTCCGGAAAGGCATGGCTAAAGGAGCAAAGACCTTTGATGACCTGGGCAAGAAACTTAGCAAGAAGCTGCGGTTTAAAAAATTCAGAATTAGGGTTCAGAAGCGTCGATTTAAGCTTGAAGGTGAAGTAAATCCATGGGTTCTATTAGCTAATGGAGAAGTGAAACATGTTAAAGCTGATGATCCGAGAGTTAAGGGCAAACGGGTTGGAAGTAAAGTCAAAATGGATAAAGGCAGCGATGCGAAATGGAATAAAGAAAAGGATGGAGTATTAGTTGGATGGCAGGATTCTGAGGTTGGTAATAAATTAAAAGAAATTGATGATACCAATTTAAATGGTAGCAAATATGTTCAGGATTTAAATGCCGATGAAGCTAAAGCTATTGATGAATTCGCTGAGTTAACAGACCCAGGTATGTCTGATGAATTAAGAGGTAATAGAATACGAGGAGGCGCTAAAAGTGAAAGGGTTTCTTTGAGAAAATCAGTCAGGGAAGAGATCTTTAAAAATGCAGATTCCGGAAGAACGGATGCAAATGGTTACAAAATTTATCTTGATCAGAAGACAGGTCTTGAAATTCCGAACTACGGCAAGTATTATCCTAAAAAGACACCACTTGGTCATCCTCACCCTAAAGCTGGCCAAAAAGTTCCTGAAAACCTGGTTGGTAAACCAAGAGCTGATATAGGTCATACAGATGGTAATGAATGGAAAAAAAGATTAGAGGAATATAAAAAAGAAGGAAGGACTCGTGAGGAAATAATTGAATTAGAAAATGATCCAAGCCTATACGGTTTAGAGGAGAGGAGTTCCAATCGAAGTAGGAAAGTTATAAAGTCAGAGACACGTTCTGACGAAGATATTTTCAAGTCTGGATGGAATAGAGAAAAAGTTCAAGAAATCCCAAAAGGAAGTCGTCCGCATCCTAGAGAATATCTAAGAGAAGAGATAATTAAGTCTCATGCTAAAAAATTTAAAGAAGAAGGTGCATCTTTTATCGTAGTGAAAAGTTGGACGGAAGGTGGAAATCCAAGATACATATCTTTACCGCCTAAAAAGTTTGTTGGGTTGCAAAGTGAAATGGATGAAGTTTTAAATAAATATAATATGGATAAGGATTGGACCATATTAAGAGATGAACTCAATCTCGGAAAAGATGTAGATTTAAGCTCGGAAGAAATTTTTTATGTAAAAATTTCTCCTGAAAATAAAGAGTTTAAATTTGATATTCCTGATGGCAACGAGTTGGGTGCAATCGAGGGAGAATGGGTGCCAGGAGGTAAAACCAAAAGCGGTATAAGTGAAGCCTCCTTAATCGGTTCTGAAAAAGTTATTCACAATAAAGATATAAATCAATTATTAGAAGCCTTTGGTGAAGGGAACTGGGAAAAAATAAAATAA
- a CDS encoding IS3 family transposase yields MAKRRTMIRKGHSNLSLKAQCKLLNVHRSGIYYKSKPESSLNLELMRLMDEHYLHHPYKGAPRMYTWLTRDKGYTISRNRVERLYYRCMGLQAVMPGRHTSRRHKAHKVYPYLLRNLQVSRPNQVWAMDITYIPMKKGFMYMAAIIDLYSRYIVGWSVSNSMDADWCREVLEEAVNEYGQPEIINTDQGSQFTSEAFTRAVLSRNVRLSMDGKGRAIDNVFIERFWRTLKYEEIYLNPPADGVNLYAQVTEFMNKYNHHRCHSSLDDRFPAEVYTKIEQAA; encoded by the coding sequence CTGGCAAAACGACGTACAATGATACGCAAGGGTCATTCTAATTTGAGTCTGAAAGCTCAGTGCAAACTTCTGAATGTTCACCGCTCAGGCATTTACTATAAATCAAAACCGGAATCATCGCTGAACCTGGAACTCATGCGGCTGATGGATGAGCATTATCTGCATCATCCCTACAAGGGGGCGCCTCGTATGTACACCTGGCTCACCCGGGACAAGGGCTATACCATCAGCCGTAACCGGGTGGAACGCTTGTATTATCGCTGCATGGGCCTGCAGGCAGTGATGCCCGGAAGGCATACCTCGCGGCGCCATAAAGCCCACAAGGTATATCCCTATCTGCTGCGCAATCTGCAGGTTAGCCGGCCCAATCAAGTCTGGGCCATGGACATCACCTACATACCAATGAAGAAAGGATTTATGTACATGGCAGCCATCATCGACCTGTATAGCCGCTATATCGTAGGCTGGTCGGTCTCCAACAGTATGGACGCAGATTGGTGCAGGGAAGTACTGGAAGAAGCCGTCAATGAATATGGGCAGCCGGAGATCATCAATACCGATCAGGGTAGCCAGTTCACCTCTGAGGCTTTTACCAGAGCGGTCCTCTCAAGGAACGTTCGCTTGAGCATGGATGGCAAAGGAAGAGCGATTGACAACGTGTTCATCGAACGCTTCTGGCGTACGTTGAAGTATGAGGAGATCTACCTAAATCCACCAGCAGACGGTGTGAATCTATACGCTCAAGTGACTGAGTTCATGAACAAGTACAACCACCATCGATGTCACAGCAGTCTGGATGACCGTTTTCCGGCAGAAGTATACACAAAGATTGAGCAGGCGGCATGA